A DNA window from Sylvia atricapilla isolate bSylAtr1 chromosome 6, bSylAtr1.pri, whole genome shotgun sequence contains the following coding sequences:
- the MAPK8IP1 gene encoding C-Jun-amino-terminal kinase-interacting protein 1: MLQLDLIDAAGDTPAEEQTAPEPLQKEPPAGTTEVYRPKRPTTLNLFPQVPRSQDTLNNNSLGKKHSWQERVSRSSSPLKTGEQTPPHDHVCLSDEVNHQNSTTSTKDRGTSTESPCRRTAATQMAPACVASSRPPEKHQATSRAPPHGASVVVVTRGPEAHRDRIRYQTDVRLEATEEIYLTPVQKNSDPLEADKPFLSQSSENRMSISSDIDTSNYSALAGKTNPSISEEDEVLDYMSSPDKTNLPRASCGGGSGGSRPGHNLQRASVSSDTSALSYDSVKYTLVVDENVQLELVSLKQCYSGYSDESDSATVYDNCISSPYESAIGEEYEEDALKRDSVCLSEDSTPEADIHFSKKFLNVFMSGRARSSSAESFGLFSCMINGEEQEQTHRAVFRFVPRHADELELEVDDPLLVEVQAEDYWYEAYNMRTGDRGIFPAYYAIEVTKDPDHVTALAKSSDWVDQFRVKFLGSVQVPYHKGNDVLCAAMQKIATTRRLTVHFNPPSSCVLEISVRGVKIAVKADDSKEHSKVNKCSHFFQLKNISFCGYHPKNNKYFGFITKHPADHRFACHVFVSEESTKPLAESVGRAFQQFYKEYVEYTCPTEDIYLE, from the exons ATGCTCCAGCTCGACCTCATCGACGCGGCGGGGGACACGCCGGCCGAGGAGCAGACGGCGCCCGAGCCGCTGCAGAAAGAGCCCCCGGCCGGGACCACCGAAGTCTACAGGCCGAAGCGACCAACAACCCTCAACCTCTTCCCGCAGGTGCCTCGCAGCCAG GACACTCTGAATAACAACTCTCTGGGGAAAAAGCACAGTTGGCAGGAGCGGGTGTCCCGGTCGTCGTCCCCTCTGAAAACGG GTGAGCAGACCCCTCCCCATGACCACGTTTGCCTGAGTGATGAGGTCAATCACCAAAACAGCACAACCTCCACCAAAGACCGGGGCACATCCACGGAGAGCCCGTGCCGGCgcacagcagccacacagaTGGCCCCAGCCTGCGTTGCCTCGTCCCGGCCGCCCGAGAAGCACCAGGCCACCAGCCGGGCCCCGCCACACGGTGCCAGCGTCGTGGTGGTAACGAGGGGCCCCGAGGCCCACCGGGACCGCATCCGCTACCAGACGGATGTGAGGCTGGAGGCCACAGAGGAGATCTACCTGACGCCCGTGCAGAAGAACTCGGACCCCCTGGAGGCTGACAAGCCGTTCCTGTCTCAGTCCAGTGAAAACCGCATGTCCATCAGCTCTGACATTGACACCTCTAACTATTCAGCCCTGGCAGGGAAAACCAACCCCTCCATCAGCGAGGAGGATGAGGTGCTGGACTACATGTCCTCCCCTGACAAGACAAACCTGCCCAGGGCCTCCTGTGGTGGTGGGAGTGGTGGCTCCCGGCCAGGGCACAACCTTCAGAGAGCCTCCGTGAGTTCAGACACCAGTGCCCTCTCCTATGACTCTGTCAAATACACACTGGTGGTGGATGAGAACgtgcagctggagctggtcAGCCTCAAGCAGTGCTACTCAGGCTACAGTGATGAGAGCGACTCGGCCACAGTCTATGACAATTGCATCTCTTCCCCCTATGAGTCGGCCATTGGAGAGGAGTACGAGGAGGATGCACTGAAGCGTGACTCAGTCTGCCTCTCTGAGGACTCCACCCCCGAGGCAGACATCCACTTCTCCAAGAAGTTCCTCAATGTCTTCATGAGTGGTCGGGCACGCTCCTCCA GTGCCGAGTCCTTTGGGTTGTTCTCCTGCATGATCAacggggaggagcaggagcagactCACCGTGCTGTCTTTAG GTTTGTGCCTCGCCACGCTgatgagctggagctggaggtggaTGATCCTTTGCTGGTGGAGGTGCAGGCAGAAGATTATTGGTATGAGGCCTACAACATGCGCACAGGAGATCGGGGCATCTTTCCTGCCTACTATGCTATTGAAGTCACCAAGGACCCAGACCATGTAACAG ctctggccAAGAGCAGTGACTGGGTGGACCAGTTTCGGGTGAAGttccttggctctgtgcaggtTCCCTACCACAAGGGCAATGATGTGCTCTGTGCGGCCATGCAGAAG atTGCCACCACGCGCCGCCTCACTGTGCACTTTAACCCACCCTCCAGCTGCGTCCTGGAGATCAGTGTGCGCGGGGTCAAGATTGCTGTGAAAGCTGATGACTCCAAGGAGCACAGCAAG GTAAACAAGTGTAGccattttttccagctgaagaaCATTTCCTTTTGTGGGTACCATCCAAAGAACAACAA